One window of Triticum dicoccoides isolate Atlit2015 ecotype Zavitan chromosome 5A, WEW_v2.0, whole genome shotgun sequence genomic DNA carries:
- the LOC119303214 gene encoding uncharacterized protein LOC119303214 yields the protein MTGPNTTKPIRFRSIQKQIYQGKKRRGVQSAAIPSVRGFAQDKNPPVPTLLPLLPPSLPPSLAHPIRVPPRYAAIPSVSAVESAGEFLHCSPLPPPPPPGFLRGGSPGSGRRARRAPRVSGPCSQLGGPPVPVCRGSVPGRISEAEVGTAMGAKVEVEGYNPGHCAMGDLHASANGWRFPYEEETSNGFVTAEAVGYSEYDKEMFRRTMLAHEAVFRQQVYELHRVYRVQRDLMKQHQSREMHACSTLEDASHRDSPSQIPLHGANMIGAAAVNNEKSQSSKFPREGSVQSSPNGFPSSDAALPTKQGRFDLELRADHCFEDDHASDSKPIDFLGVSSDTKHPNDAGVALARAEGLGRFGHNSATSFPPSTGNLVGHNHNVADLNKPTLGPYMARTNGTVSGGPSYALENSWQQSPWRSSTTNCSFNKEYSKDKRIHEATSSNFFDASSRIKQEEKPLIDKGKRASSTGFLAPRCSGMDPQKMFSAADRGSASSNKFIYQCPNSSPGWFSGSPLEAYAINNLPGHDHLRYTSSTLVAPVTSLHMDQPSAASRVGSCIVDPRSYNISADVQSFPSFNGSSTVNSYACFTAANQSIGTSSCNLKKINNSDGSYSDVPLDSLSASQPRHQTRIPSDLEQNNKLMFGHPTRHCHEDPDFANGKGRKNFNLNEALSDGQEDIVVEQEGVCVGGLQHIKVEGSVSGISWLSKKASCADSTGLEEPRKVSEHSYGTAALININEDITGAALALCNLPDSASTSVGCGTKKDGSCDKIGARTQESAACLPLSCQKPMPRDGQAAEGVTNKSGAAVWNFIDLNEDAPNEDNSESSVVSSDCHVTSLQNNHAKPKFLIDLEVPACEDDDAATAAAESILALSRDVPATAETPDDMLQWFAEIAISSTDYHAGQGEVQGCANNSSDDDPDSFESLTLKLEDIKTDELCSRPPAPAITTSDEHTVSPVNLLMKPKRGQQRKRRQKRDFQKDILPSISSLCRPEIIEDIQLLEGLVQTTGGSWESSLTRRRRTRGNKKPKKRVLDAVEEEVQVSVEEEEVQVSPPAKPDAAGIEGESNIGMIGWGRTTRRCCRTRCPSGITIAAAS from the exons ATGACCGGACCGAACACAACAAAGCCCATCCGATTCCGATCCATCCAAAAGCAAATatatcaggggaagaagaggagaggagtgcagaGCGCAGCCATTCCGTCCGTCCGGGGGTTCGCCCAAGACAAGAACCCACCAGTTCCGACCCTtctccccctcctccctccctccctccctccctccctggcCCATCCAATCCGGGTCCCGCCCAGATACGCCGCGATTCCGAGCGTCTCCGCCGTGGAATCCGCCGGAGAATTCCTTCATTGCTcgccgcttcctcctcctcctcctcctgggttCTTGCGCGGTGGGAGTCCGGGGAGTGGGAGGAGAGCCCGCCGTGCTCCCCGCGTCTCCGGCCCATGCTCGCAGCTCGGCGGGCCGCCGGTTCCTGTCTGCCGCGGTTCGGTGCCAGGAAGAATCTCTGAGGCCGAG GTTGGAACAGCAATGGGGGCAAAGGTGGAGGTTGAAGGCTACAATCCTGGGCATTGCGCCATGGGGGATCTCCACGCAAGCGCGAATGGCTGGAGGTTTCCATACGAGGAGGAGACATCAAATGGCTTCGTGACGGCGGAGGCGGTCGGTTATTCGGAGTATGATAAAGAGATGTTCAGGCGCACAATGCTGGCGCATGAAGCTGTGTTTAGACAGCAG GTGTACGAATTGCATCGGGTTTACAGAGTACAGAGAGACCTGATGAAGCAGCATCAGAGCAGAGAAATGCATGCATGCTCAACACTGGAAGATGCATCGCACAGAGATTCACCGTCACAAATTCCACTGCATGGTGCAAACATGATTGGTGCTGCTGCTGTGAACAATGAGAAAAGCCAGTCGTCCAAGTTCCCCAGGGAGGGCAGTGTCCAGTCCTCGCCAAATGGATTTCCCTCAAGTGATGCTGCTCTACCCACCAAACAAGGCAGGTTTGACCTTGAGCTCCGAGCTGATCATTGTTTTGAAGATGACCATGCATCGGACAGTAAGCCTATAGATTTCCTTGGTGTATCATCGGATACAAAACATCCGAATGATGCCGGTGTCGCATTAGCTAGGGCGGAAGGCTTGGGGAGGTTCGGTCATAATAGTGCAACCTCCTTTCCGCCGAGTACAGGTAATCTTGTAGGCCACAATCACAATGTTGCTGACCTGAATAAGCCAACTCTGGGCCCATATATGGCCAGAACAAATGGGACAGTATCGGGAGGTCCTTCATATGCCCTGGAGAACTCTTGGCAGCAGTCTCCATGGAGATCAAGCACAACTAACTGCAGTTTCAATAAAGAATATTCCAAGGACAAGCGTATTCATGAAGCCACAAGCTCTAATTTCTTTGATGCAAGTTCCAGGATAAAACAGGAGGAGAAACCACTGATCGACAAAG GGAAACGTGCCAGCAGCACAGGTTTTCTTGCACCCAGATGCAGTGGCATGGATCCACAAAAAATGTTCAGTGCTGCTGACAGGGGATCTGCAAGCAGTAACAAGTTTATTTACCAATGTCCGAATAGTTCACCCGGATGGTTTTCAGGAAGTCCTTTGGAAGCCTATGCTATCAATAATCTTCCTGGACATGACCATCTACGCTATACAAGTAGCACACTTGTTGCTCCAGTCACTTCTCTGCACATGGACCAACCTTCTGCCGCCTCTCGTGTTGGTTCTTGCATAGTAGACCCAAGGAGCTATAACATCAGTGCTGATGTCCAGTCATTTCCAAGTTTCAATGGATCTTCAACTGTCAATTCATATGCATGCTTCACTGCTGCGAACCAAAGCATTGGAACCTCATCATGTAATCTGAAAAAAATCAATAACTCAGATGGCAGCTATTCTGACGTTCCACTTGATTCATTGTCTGCATCACAACCACGGCATCAGACAAGAATTCCAAGTGACTTGGAGCAAAACAACAAGCTGATGTTTGGACACCCAACACGGCACTGTCATGAAGATCCTGATTTTGCAAATGGCAAGGGCAGAAAGAACTTTAATTTGAATGAAGCATTGTCTGATGGTCAAGAAGATATCGTTGTAGAGCAAGAAGGGGTGTGTGTAGGTGGTTTACAGCATATCAAAGTTGAGGGATCAGTATCTGGGATTTCTTGGCTCAGTAAGAAAGCTTCATGTGCTGATTCCACAGGTTTGGAGGAGCCAAGGAAGGTGTCTGAACATTCTTATGGGACTGCAGCGCTGATTAACATTAATGAAGATATAACGGGAGCAGCTCTCGCTCTATGCAATTTGCCAGATTCTGCTTCGACGTCTGTAGGTTGTGGAACTAAGAAGGATGGGTCTTGTGACAAGATCGGCGCTAGAACTCAAGAGAGTGCTGCATGTTTACCCCTTTCATGCCAGAAACCCATGCCTAGAGATGGGCAAGCTGCTGAGGGTGTCACCAATAAGAGTGGTGCTGCCGTCTGGAATTTTATTGATCTGAATGAAGATGCACCAAATGAAGATAACTCAGAGTCATCTGTAGTGTCAAGTGATTGCCATGTGACATCCTTACAGAACAACCATGCAAAGCCTAAGTTTCTGATTGATTTAGAAGTGCCAGCTTGCGAAGATGATGATGCTGCTACAGCTGCAGCAGAGAGCATTCTTGCGTTGTCGAGGGATGTGCCAGCCACTGCAGAGACACCTGATGATATGTTGCAGTGGTTTGCAGAGATCGCCATATCAAGCACCGACTACCATGCCGGGCAAGGGGAGGTCCAAGGCTGTGCCAATAATTCCAGTGATGATGATCCAGATTCATTCGAATCGCTGACACTGAAGCTTGAAGACATCAAGACTGATGAGTTGTGCAGCAGGCCACCGGCGCCCGCGATAACAACAAGTGATGAGCATACTGTCTCACCGGTGAACCTCCTGATGAAGCCGAAGAGAGGCCAGCAAAGGAAGCGTCGGCAGAAGCGTGACTTCCAGAAAGACATCCTGCCTAGCATCTCGTCGCTGTGCCGGCCTGAGATCATCGAAGACATTCAGCTCCTGGAGGGGCTGGTTCAGACGACTGGTGGATCCTGGGAGTCGAGCTTAACTAGGCGAAGGCGTACGAGGGGTAACAAGAAACCCAAGAAAAGGGTGCTGGACGCCGTAGAAGAGGAGGTCCAGGTCAGCGTAGAAGAAGAAGAGGTCCAGGTGAGCCCGCCCGCGAAACCTGACGCCGCGGGCATAGAAGGTGAAAGCAACATTGGCATGATCGGGTGGGGAAGAACGACGAGGCGGTGTTGCAGGACGAGATGCCCGTCGGGTATCACCATCGCCGCCGCATCCTGA